The following nucleotide sequence is from Pseudobdellovibrionaceae bacterium.
CCAGCATTTTCATCGGTTGCCAATGTACCCAGCCGGGATATTTCTCCACCAGTGCTCGACAGCGAACCTCATCCAAGCCCACCAACACCACGGCCACACCCAAAGACTTGAGTTTTTCAATAAGACCTTCAACGAGAGACATCGGCAAGGAGCGAATGGGATTTGAAGCCTCAGAGGCTAACACGGCCACGCCCTTATCTTGAGAGCGAATCTTTTCCACCAACTGAGTGATTTGACTATCGAGCTGGACCTTGGCCATCGACGGACGCCCAATTTCTGCCAATCCAATGGCCTCACCTACAACCAAGTAGTCTTGGACAATGTGATCCACGGGGCGCTTGTGAACCTGGGTGTTGTAGTAGCTCAAGTACTTGATCCGGCGCACGAGGTTGACATATCTACCCACCTTTCGCTGTGCCTTGATTTTTTTGATGAGCTTTCGACTGGCGCGAGAAGAATCCAAATCTACAATCAGATCATAAACCTGATGTTGGATATCGCCTTCTCTCACCTCCCTAATACCTGCCTCTCCAGCCAATAACCCGGAAAAAACGGGACGCACCAGTACATCCACCGAACCCCATTTGTCGGCTGCCGCACGAATCACACCCATGGACGAAACCACGTCACCCATGTTCGCTGTGTGAATAAACAAAACCTTCACATCCACCTCTTGTGAAGGTCGTTCTACCTCAATTTACCTGGGCAATCTCGAAGAAAATCTTATCCCTTATGTAAGATGCCGCGGAGCACCCACACGAAGATGCTCCTAGCTAGTAGGAGAGACTCTGCAAGGCTGTCATCGACAGAACATCAGGCCAGTATATGAGCTTTCTGATGTTGCCATCCATTTGATCAGTGAGCGACGGCCCTTCGCCCAAAGAAAAGTAGGCAATTCCTGTGAGTGGTGTGTAGGCCGTGCCCGTGTACTTGTCGTATC
It contains:
- a CDS encoding glycosyltransferase family 9 protein, translating into MKVLFIHTANMGDVVSSMGVIRAAADKWGSVDVLVRPVFSGLLAGEAGIREVREGDIQHQVYDLIVDLDSSRASRKLIKKIKAQRKVGRYVNLVRRIKYLSYYNTQVHKRPVDHIVQDYLVVGEAIGLAEIGRPSMAKVQLDSQITQLVEKIRSQDKGVAVLASEASNPIRSLPMSLVEGLIEKLKSLGVAVVLVGLDEVRCRALVEKYPGWVHWQPMKML